The nucleotide sequence ATCCAGGAGGCTGGAGACACCTACCAGGCGCTGGGGGCTGCCAGGACCTGTGTGCCGAGGTCAGGTCAGGTGGGTGCCATCCTGTGACAGCAGGAGCCATTGGGAATTGAGTAGCACCTCCCCAgggccatgtgtgtgtgtgtgtgtgtgtgtgtcagggatCACACTGCTGATTCTGGGGAGAACGGAAGGGCTGGGCATGAGCAGAAGGGGAGACCAGGTCAGCTCATGGCGGAGCCGGGATACTTCAAAGCCAGGCCCAGGCCAGATCTGAACACTGGGCGAATTGGAAGCCCTGGGATTGCACTGGGCTGACGACAGTCCCGTGATGTGAGTCTGGGGGCATCAGCACCAATGACCCCAGTGCACACTGTGTCCCTGAGAGTGTAATTGGAGGGAGGACAGGGCAGGTCGAGGGTTCAGGGACCCCTTCATGGTGCCAGGTACACCCAGACTCCCCTGTCACTCTCCACTCAGCCTTATGGCTGTGTGCACATACTGGTGCTATTGACTCcgataggaaggaaggaacggAAATCTGTAGGAGGGTTGGGAGAGTCAAGGAATATGCTTAAAGCATGAGAAGGTGTAGAAGGGGTGATGCCCTCCAGGACAAACAGGAGGCAAACTCTGCACCTGACCTGCCTTTCTGCCCTTTCCAGGGTAGACACCCTAAGTCCATCATGTCAGGAGAACCAGCCATGCTGAGTGTGGACAGACCTgggtctccgcctcctgggaagGCCTGTCCCCCATGTCTGCTCCCTGGGGAGGCCCCTGGCCGTCACGGTAGACCCAGGATAGACACCAGCAGCCGCTGCTCATGACAAGCTGTCCTCTCAGTCACCAAACCGCCCTCTGTGTGCCCTGGGGTGTGTGCTGGCTCAGTCGCAGCCTCATATTGACCACAAAGTCCCACTTCAGCATCTTCATGCGTCTgaactctctgtctctctcttctcagtTCTCTGCCCTGATTCTCACTGGGGCGTGGATTTCGGCAAGAAGACAAGATGGAAAAGGAGAGTCTCGGGTGGGTGATGCCGCTCTGTGTCTAGGTCTGGGGCAGGAGCACAAGAAGAAAACTCCCCAAGCCTGTGGGATTTTAACCTACTTGGGGACTCAGCACCAAAAAGGGACATGCAGATGGTGTCTGGGTTCATAGTGCTAACTTCTGAGGCCAGAAGAAGAGCTGGGGGTCTTAGGGGCAGAGCTCTCGGCGGGGACCTAGCTGAAGATTAAGGGACACAACCTCTCTCTGGTCACCTCCAAGACTAAAGAAGATGGCAGATTTAGCTTCCAACCACAAGATTGTCCATCCTGACCAGGAAGTGACATGTCACGGAGGGTGGAGCAGCCCCTGTGGTAGGAAATGGCCCGGCTTGGCTCTGCCTTCTGCTGTGTGAGTAACACACTGAAGCCAGAAGCTGTGGGCTGTGGGGAAGTGGCTGCATTTCCATCCAAGGGACCCTGAACTTTGCCAGACTTCGGGGTTGAGAGGAGCCACTAGCACCATCCCAGAGCTGTCAGCACCGGCCTCAGCCCAGGCGGCTCTCTCCCTGAGCTTCCTGCACCCTGACCCTCTCCAGCCTCAGACCTGAGACAGGGCTGGGcaaggaagcagagagcagaagaaaagcagaagcaAAGCTCAGATCTGCTGGGAGGAGGCTCCATTTTGTCCCCTCCTGGGGTCTTGCACAGTGGCAGGTGACATCCGTGTTACAGGAATGACTGCCAGGGCCTGGGCCTCGTGGAGGCCTTCAGCTCTGCTCCTCCTGCTTGTCCCAGGTGAGTGGGCTGGCTCTGGACTCGGGGAGCTCTGTCCTGAGCGGGAGAGGGCAGGGCGGGGTGCAGGCAGTGGAGTAGCGGTCACAGAGGGGAGCAggggcggggagaggggaggagggcagaggagcACCCAAGAGCAGTCAGCAGCTGCCTCCCCAGGGGACAGCAGGCCGCAGGGCACAGCGCGGGGGAAGCCTGTTTCTCTGTGCCTGAGACAGGatgccctggtgggaggtgacgcTGTGACTGTCATTGCCAAAGTTATCAAATCACAAATTTTATCCGGGACGATCACACATGCAGTCGCACTCACAcatacagtcacacacacacacagtcacacacacatgcagtcacactcacacagccacactcacatgcacacacagccacactcacatgcacacacaaccacacacacacagtcacactcacatgcacacacagccacacacacacagtcacactcacatgcacacacaaccacacacacacacagtcacactcacatgcacacacaggcctGCACACATCCAGTGTTTCCCTAGCCTAGCCTTTCCAGTCTCCATGGAAACTTCCTACGCCCTTCCCACCTCTGCACAGAGGGAGCCTCTGACCCTCAGTCCCTGCTCCTGGGTGGACaaagcctgcctgcctgccattGGCTTCTCCACACTCCCAGGGTCCATGAGGGTCTGACACTGGGCACCCCGGACCAGGCCCCTCTGGTAAGGAGACGGGACTCTCTGGCTTGTGTTTTTCAGGCTGTTTTGCTCTGAGAGGTTTTGCTCTGAGAGGCCCCAGCACCGTGGACGGCCCCGTGGGGGGATCCCTGAGCGTGCAGTGTTGGTATGAGGAGGAACACAAGACTCTCAACAAATACTGGTGCAGACCACCACTGGTTCTCCAATGTGacaagattgtggagaccaaagggCCAGCAGGAGAAATGAATGGCCGAGTGTCCATCAGGGACAGTCCTGAAAACCTCAGCTTCACAGTGACCTTGGAGAACCTCACAGAGGAGGACACAGGCACATACTGGTGTGGGGTGGATACACCGTGGCACAAAGAACTTCGTGATCCCTATGTCCAGGTTGAGGTGTCCGTGTTCCCAGGTGAGCCCCTCCTTCCCTCAGCGTCTAAATAGGCTCAGGTTGGAATTGTTGGGGCAGGAATCAGATCAGAGACGTGAAGccgactgtgtgtgtgtgtgtgtgtgtatgtgtgtgtgtgtgtaagagagagagaggtggagccCAGGGGAACACAGTCAGGGCGTCTCTCCTGGAGCAGCTGACATGTCTGCCCAGTATTGAAGAAGGGGAGGGTCCGGTGACGGGGGGCTGAGAGAGCGTTGCCTGTGAAGGAGCCAGGAGCGCACCTGTGGCTCAGCCCCACGGAAGTGCAGCTGTGTGGGGGAAGGGTGGGGCTGCACAGAGAGGCTGGGGGGCCAGATGGGAAGCTGCTGCCCTCAGGGGGAGCCTTAGCACAAGACAGGTCAGATTTGCAGTGTAGACAGACTCCTCTGCAGCAGGGAGGCTTGCAGACCTGGACCCTCATCAGCAGGATGGAAAATCAGGACCATTGGGAGTGGCACCTGCGTCCTGTTCAGAAATGCCCAGTTGGCCCAGGAGGGTCATAGTCCAGGTTGAGGTGTCCGTGTTCCCAGGTGAGCCCCTACTTTTCTTAGCACCAGGCCTGCCTGAGTCTAGGGCTGGTCATTCTGTCCCTGAGGAAAGAAGTGGAACAGGAGTGTGTGAGCCTGGGGGTCAGTGACTCAGGACACTGTGTGCCGCTGTGTGTGGATGAGTGAgagtgtgtctttgtgtgtggtGTCTGCATAGGAGTGtggtgtggtttgtgtgtgtgtgtgtgtgcacttgcaTGTGTGTATTGGGAGGGTGGGCACCCACAAAAGCCCCCTGGCCCTGTGGCTGGAGACCTCCCCGCTGTGTGCCCTCCCTCACAGCCTCAGGCCTGAAACTTTCCTGGGTGGGGTCTGTGAGGCCAGGCCTGACTCTGGGGTCCTTGCTATCTCCCTGTGTTGACAAGGGCCGGGTCCACACTGAAGGGCGCCCACTGTCCCGCCTGGGTCTGACTTGCTCTTCCCCATGCAGAATGGAACCCCCTGATCACTGGCTCCCCTCACTCAAGGCTGCCCCTGCCCTGGGAACTGCATGGACGCCGCCCTGTCTGGAGGGTCCTGAGGCCGCAGCCTCACAACCCTGTTCTGGGAGCTCCTGCAGCAGCCACTGGAGGACACAGGAAGGGGCCCCAGAGCCCTGGGTGGGGTTCCCATGCTCCTGGGAACCGCATCCTGCCCCGCAGCTGACCTGTGTGTCCCCCTTATTCTCTGACACCTTTTACCACAGGAGGGAACCCAGGGAAACCCCAGAAATTGCCACCTCAGGCAGAGGGACCTGCGGATGGAAATGAGCTCTGAGGCTGACAGGGACCTGAGGGCCCCTCCCCGTGCCGCAGACCATTCTTCCCTCAAAGCCCCGCTCCTGTCTCACGAGACACAAGCCCAGTGGCCTCAGTGTGGTTGCTTTTCCATCGTTTTCTTCTCCCAATGTCCCGGGTTCCTCTGAGCGTCTTCTTGTTCTCCATTTCCCGGGGGGGACGTGTCCCTCCTGCACCCTTTGTGCCTTCCCATCTAGGAGTGAGGAACTAAGAGCTACGTGAGGGCACCGGGGGCGGGAGGAAAAGGCCCTTATCCAGCTGTCTTCACCGCAGGCCACTGCCCAGGCTCCACCGGGTGTCCCCTCTCCAGATCTTTCTTCCTGGGCATCCCTCTCCCTAAGAGGATGGTCCAATGGCCTTGTGGGGCTGCGGCGTGGCTGCCATTTGGGGCTGAGTGGACTCGGGTCCCGTCGTTCAGGGAGGACCCTGCTGACTTCCTGTCCTCACTTCCAGCCTCGCCGCAGTCACTCTGGGTCACCCTTCGCAGAATAAACATCACCCCATTCCCCCAGGTCACCCTGTCCTTTCCTGGCTGGGGAGGAACCTGGAGGCCCGTGCCTTTGCCACAGACCCTTCCTTCCCGCTGGTGAGCCGGGCAGCTCTCACATCTGAAACGGCGTCCTGGCTCTGCAGCACCTAGGGATGGGGCAACGAGAGGCCCAGGACCCTGGTCAGGCCTGGGTGTGGCCGTGGGGCATGTTGGACGCAGAGCGTCTGTCCAGCACATCATTGGTGACCTTGTCTGTGAAAATCGGAGCGAGAACAGGTGAGAGTAAGTGGGAGACCCATGTGATGTCATCAAGGCTGACCCGTGTTTCACCCACAGCCTCCAGCCCCCAGAGCTCCATGGGCACCTCAGGTCCTCCCCCGAAGCTACCAGTGCACACCTGGCCCAGCGTGACCAGAAAGGACAGCCCCGAACCCAGCCCACACCCTGGGTAAGGTGCCTGTGCACAGGACTGGGCCTCACGCGGGCAGCCTCTCCACTGCGTGTGATGTTTAGGGGACTTGGGTCTCCCTTCATCCAGTCCCTTCTTTGTTCACACCTCCCACACCTAATGTGAAGGTTCTCTGAAGTGTCGGGCTCTTCTTTTGGGATTGAGTCACAGCAGGGAACCATGCAGCCACTGTCCTGCCCTTGTGGAAGTTGAGTTCTACTTCGTGAATTCACGCATTGACCAAGTCACTACAGAGGCTGATGTACAAATACAGCAAAGGGTGATGAATGCTGGGATGAGATGTTTGTCTCTTGGGTTTGGGGAGAGCATGTGTAGGTGTTGGGGTTGCTATTTCACGGACAATGGTCAGAATAGGGTTTGAGGATTTGAGGACGTGAGCATGGAGACCTGAAGGGTTGGGGGCTGGgcactctggggtctggaggaagaggggtccaggcagagggaggagcgAGGCAAATGTCCTGCGAGGAGCCTCGGGACCTGGCCAGGCTAGGGCAGGGGACAGATGCTTTGGGGTCCGGTGGTCCCAgtcccctcctctgcctcccttgcAGCCCTGGTCAGAGTTTCATCCTGTTTGATAAGCCCAGTCCTCTGAGGAGCTGAGAGCTGAgctgtccattcattcattccttcagcaAGCACTGAAGTTGTAGGGCAGATTATTGGAGACTCAGGATAGGCACCAGGTACTCACTGCGAATGAAACAAatggtccctgccctcctggaaaCGCTGTGTACAGGAGAGCTGACACCAAACAAATAACCCTTTGTGAATTCCGGGACCCCAGCTGGGTAACCCTCCATGAGGAACACAGAGGTAGACAGCGGCGTCCCGGACACAGACCCTCCCTGGATCCCTGGCGTGACCTCACATCCTCTCACGGTCCTGCCCTTCCTGTGTCACAGTCCTCAGGTCAAGAGCAAATCTGAGGCTGAGGTTAGGGGCCATGATGCTGAGATGGGATGGACTATCCAGTGGGGTTGCTTATGTGGTTGGCTGTGGTCACAGGATTGGGACACAAGGGTCAGGGGATGGTGGAGGACACCTGGGCCTCCCCTGGGGAGGTGACTCACTGCCCATCACCGTCTCCCCACAGCTCCCTGTTCAGCAACGTCCGCTTCCTGCTCCTGGTCCTCCTGGAGCTGCCCCTGCTCCTGAGCATGCTGGGTGCCATCCTCTGGGTGAACAGACCTCAGAGAAGCTCTAGAAGCAGGCAGAGTTGGCCCGAGGGTGAGAACCAGTAGCATCTGCTGTCCATCAAGGCCCTGCGCTGCGACAGAGCCCTGCTGCGGGACTGGAATGACCTCCTGACCGCTCCCTCCCGGGCTGCTCTCCCCACATCTCCTGGAATCCTCTGTGAGCCTCCTTCAGCCTTTTCCCTGTGCCCGATCCTCATGTGTCACACTGAACCTGATGGACATGGACACCCTGAGCTGTGACTCCACGTCTCACGTACATGCCCTGGACAGCTAAGCCTCAAGCTGTCAGCAACACATTTGAGTGCCCGTATGCCCTCCCTGCATCCTTCCTTTTTCCCAGGAGCCTGGCATTGCTTCCTCCACCGTTTTTACAGGGAGAGGCAGGTCCAGGACTCCCTGCACCTTTGCCACCATAATCGCCCACACTCCCTGGGTCCAGGAGTGCAGAATATGTGGCTGCTTCCATTTACTGAGTGTGTCGATTCCATGATGCCTTCAAACTTTAAGAAATGACAATGTGTAGGTTTGGGATGTATCAGGCCTACTAAGTCAGACCTGAGTGAGAAATCCATTGTTCCCTGATCTCCACAGGCCTTTGCCGAGAATAGTGGACCAAGCCCCATGTTAGGCCTCTCAGAATGGGGAGTCCCTGCAGAAAAGGATCCAGGATTTCCCCCAAAGCCTGACTATTCCCTCCTTCAGGTAGATGCATCCTGGCCAGTGTCTCTAGGTCCCTCTGGGAGAGCTGGTGGAAGATTCTCCGTGTGAACTGTGGTAGCATAGCCAGGCCTACCCTTTCTCCTTCTTCAAGGGGACCTGACCCCTCCTTCATTCCAGGCTGTGGGTTTTAACTGGTGCAAATTTGGAAATGGACTGAGGGCTGCGACTCCTTGATGTGGTAGTTAACTGAGTCTTTTGCTCAGTAGTGTAGACCATGTCTGCCTATACAGATGAAAGAAGATGTTATCATTTGCCCACCATTTCTGTTCCAGGGTTGCACCATGATGACCTGGCCAACACCTGTGAGGCAGATGGTTCTCATGAGTCCTCCTGGTCAAGGAGGGCCTCTCCTGGGGTTCTTACCTTTTTTTCCGTTCAGCAGATACTTATGGGAGCTTCTGGTGTATCAGACCATGATACACCAGGCAAAGAACTCCGTTTACATTGAGCCCATATTCCAGGTGGGGGATAGAAATGATAAACACATGCAAAAATACACGAATAAGTTCTAGAGGTAAATGTAAAAGACAGAGGTGAGAAGAGCCACGGAGTAAAATAAGAGAAGTGGGGTGACTGCTTTGCAGGAGCAGAGGGGTCCGTTATGAAGCCCCTCTAATAGGCGATGAGCAAGCAGGGATCAGGAGAAAGGAGGGGGTGAGCGCCAGGATCCCTGGAGGAGGAGCcctgaggcagagagagcagcAGGTGCACGTGTCCTGCCAGGGGACATCTTAGACCTGGATCTGGAAAACACAAGAGGCAGATCTCTCTCTGGATCCAGTGGCTGCAGGGCCTGCAGATAGCAttctctgtctcctccccagCCTGAGTCGGATATGGCACACCAGCATCAGACATTAAGTTTTCTGAAGGCAGTAAGACTCGGGAgtcatgcatgcattcattcaacaggcAGTTTGTTGACTTGCCTTTGGCAGACCCTAGGATGATAGCAAGTCACAGCTGTGACCAAGACAAGATACTGCCCTGGTTCTCCATGAGCTACCAGTCCAGATGAAACCCACGAACAGAGCAGTGATGAACACAAGAGGGAAGTGTGAAATGGGTCATGAGGACCCCTAAAAAGGGAGCCACCATAACCCAGGAAGGTCAAGGAACACGCAGGCAAACCTGTCAGCTGGAGCCAGGCAGAGTGGGAGGTTGAGGGTCTGGACAAAGGCCCGAGTGGAGAGGGCGGCAGCACCGAGATGAACCTGGAGCCAGGAGGTGGGAGCCACTTGCCGGGCACTGGGGGCTGCCAGGACCTGTGTGCCGAGGCCAGGTCAGGTGGGTGCCATCCTGTGACAGCAGGAGCCATTGGGAGTTGAGCAGCGCCTCCCCAGGGCCACGTGTGTGTGTCAGGGATCACGCTGCTGATTCTGGGGAGAATGGAATGAGCAGAAGAGGAGACCAGGTCAGGTCCTCATGGCAGGGCTGGCTACTGCCAAGCTGAGCCAAAGCCAGACCTGAACACTGGGCAGGTGGGAGGGCCTGGGATTGCACTGGGCTGACGACAATCCCATGATGTGAGTCTGGGGGCATCAGCACCAATGACCCTAGTGCACGCTGTGTTCCTGAGAGTGTAAGTGGAGGGAGGACAGGGCAGGACAAGGGTGCAGTCACCCCTTCATGGTGCCAGCTCCACCCAGATTCCCCTGTCACTCTCCACTCGGCTTCATGGCTGTGTGCACATACTGGTGCTATTGGGCATgataggaagaaaggaacagaaatctgCAGGAGGGTTGGGAGAGTCGAGGAATATGCTTAAGGCATAAGAATGTGGAGAAGGGGTGATGCCCTCCAGGACAAACAGGAGGCAAACCCTGCACCTGACTAGCCTCCTTGCCCTTTCCAGGGTAAAGACACCCTGAGCCCATCATGTCAGGAGAACCAGCCATGCTAAGTGTGGACAGACCTGGGTCCCCGCCTCCTGGGAAGGCCTGTCCACCATGTCTGCTCCCTGGGGAGGCACGTGACCATCACAGTGGACCCAGGACAGACACTAGTAGCCACTGCTCAACAACCACGAATTTTACAGACTGATGTTTGCAGCCACAGGGCAGGTGCCAGTTTCTCTGTGAAGAGGACAAGACAGGGCTCCTGCCTTTGTGGGAAATGCCATCTGGAGAGGAGCAGGCATTCAACAGATATCCGGGTTATTGATTTCTGCACCTCTGAAGGGTGTGCTCCTGCACACGAAGGGCTTTGGTAGAGATTCTTGTGGATTCAGGTCCTACCAGGTCCCTGAGTGTCCCCTCAGATTGCTGCCatggccctgccctgcctcagcccacaGCCCTGAGTCTCAAGGCAATTCTTAGGGTGATAATTAAAGGGCATTGGTTTTATGTGTCTGGCTGCTATGTCCAGGTTAGTTCTTGATTTTTGTGGCCACAGTACTTTGGCACTGGGTATAGGGGCAAGGTGGAGGACACCAGGGCCTCCCCTGTGGAGGTGACTCACTGCCTATCAATGTCTCCCCACAAGTCCCTGCTCAGCAGCCTCCACATCCTGCTCCTGACCCTCCTGGAGCTGCCCCTGCTCCTAAACATGATGGGGGCTGTCCTGTGGGTGAACGGGGCTCAGAGGAGCTCGGTAGGGAGGCAGAGTCAGCTGGATTGTGAGAAACAGTAACTCTGATGCCCATCAATACCCTGCCAAGCAACATACTCCCTCTTACGTAT is from Macaca thibetana thibetana isolate TM-01 chromosome 16, ASM2454274v1, whole genome shotgun sequence and encodes:
- the CD300C gene encoding CMRF35-like molecule 6, which gives rise to MTARAWASWRPSALLLLLVPGCFALRGFALRGPSTVDGPVGGSLSVQCWYEEEHKTLNKYWCRPPLVLQCDKIVETKGPAGEMNGRVSIRDSPENLSFTVTLENLTEEDTGTYWCGVDTPWHKELRDPYVQVEVSVFPASSPQSSMGTSGPPPKLPVHTWPSVTRKDSPEPSPHPGSLFSNVRFLLLVLLELPLLLSMLGAILWVNRPQRSSRSRQSWPEGENQ